A portion of the uncultured Bacteroides sp. genome contains these proteins:
- a CDS encoding serine protease, with protein MKKSMFLLFFCAFTNVLYSQIVLYPNFNKKDVQYLDLTKSDVSSSETKLFFRYTSPSTYLNGGWVSINKNTFIQDNLTGKKYYLQRAENIPISPETYNFKSVGEKLEFILYFPPIPDTVSTIDIIESENDEAFNFYGVNIKYIFSNSSQSQDNEFSKISKFNEIIHIDASPKPSFESLLASVKTAVLVTENRYTQNGYLNYLREMGFNPILFNKLEEAVDRYGFDKSALFVTPLQSQDELYSFVFIHLPTGYQWTFSSTFTSNDLQKYNYNLTSAAYEIMRRAYGSKKPPYNRYNTLNLAKWKTGWKKSLLIDDFQKNGIKDIEGVYESTNNSEAKYCVAVKKIKDLYRLIYISGANNQEDWDEGELKATLIPTATPYLYKAKWIMANKKENSDFYISFEQGFMSVLDNNKRKSMYVKMFPSASDDINIDGENVAKASGTGFAVSGKGMVVTNYHVIENANKIRISGINGDFSKKYEAVVVLYDRNNDLAVLKIKDDKFISLGKIPYVIKADVSNVGTDIYVLGYPLRSTMGDDVKLTTGVISSKSGYQGDVTAYQISASVQPGNSGGPLFDKQGRIIGIINAKHARAENASYAIKSTYLMDLINSLDVSPTLNNTNTLTGKTLVNQVKDASRYVYIIEVE; from the coding sequence ATGAAAAAGTCTATGTTTTTGCTGTTTTTTTGTGCATTTACAAATGTTCTGTATTCGCAAATTGTTTTGTATCCCAATTTTAATAAAAAGGATGTTCAATACCTTGATCTAACCAAATCTGATGTTTCATCTTCAGAAACTAAACTGTTTTTTAGATATACATCTCCAAGTACGTACCTCAACGGAGGTTGGGTTAGCATAAACAAAAACACCTTCATACAAGATAATCTTACGGGCAAAAAATACTATCTCCAGCGAGCTGAGAATATACCAATTAGTCCAGAAACTTATAACTTTAAGTCTGTAGGAGAAAAGCTAGAATTTATTTTATATTTTCCTCCTATCCCAGATACTGTTAGTACAATTGATATAATTGAAAGCGAGAATGATGAAGCGTTCAACTTTTATGGAGTGAATATTAAGTACATCTTCTCAAATAGTTCACAGTCCCAAGATAATGAGTTTTCTAAAATATCAAAATTTAATGAGATTATACATATTGACGCTTCTCCCAAACCTTCATTTGAGTCACTGTTGGCGAGCGTGAAAACGGCTGTGTTAGTTACAGAAAATAGATATACTCAGAATGGTTATTTGAACTATCTAAGAGAAATGGGATTTAATCCAATACTTTTTAATAAATTGGAAGAAGCGGTCGACCGTTATGGTTTTGATAAGAGTGCTCTCTTTGTTACTCCTTTACAATCCCAAGATGAATTATATTCATTTGTGTTCATACATTTGCCTACAGGATATCAGTGGACGTTTTCATCTACATTTACTTCTAACGATCTTCAAAAATACAACTATAACTTGACATCTGCGGCATATGAGATAATGAGAAGAGCATATGGTTCTAAAAAGCCTCCATACAATAGATACAATACTTTAAACTTAGCAAAATGGAAAACAGGATGGAAAAAATCATTGCTAATTGATGATTTTCAGAAAAATGGGATTAAGGATATTGAAGGAGTTTATGAAAGCACTAACAATTCTGAAGCTAAATATTGTGTGGCGGTAAAAAAGATAAAAGATTTGTATAGATTAATCTATATTTCTGGTGCCAATAACCAAGAAGATTGGGATGAAGGGGAGCTTAAAGCGACATTAATTCCTACAGCAACGCCATATCTATACAAGGCAAAATGGATAATGGCGAATAAAAAGGAGAATAGTGATTTTTATATATCTTTTGAACAAGGATTCATGAGTGTACTAGATAATAATAAGAGGAAAAGCATGTATGTTAAAATGTTCCCTTCTGCTTCTGATGATATAAATATTGATGGAGAGAATGTGGCTAAAGCTTCTGGAACAGGATTTGCTGTTTCAGGGAAAGGAATGGTTGTCACTAACTATCACGTTATTGAAAATGCAAATAAAATAAGAATATCGGGTATTAATGGGGATTTTTCAAAAAAATATGAAGCTGTAGTGGTTTTGTATGATAGAAATAATGATCTAGCAGTTTTAAAGATAAAAGATGATAAGTTTATCTCTCTTGGTAAGATTCCATATGTAATAAAGGCTGATGTTTCTAATGTTGGAACAGATATTTATGTTTTAGGTTATCCATTACGTTCTACAATGGGAGATGACGTAAAACTAACTACAGGGGTTATTAGTTCTAAATCGGGCTATCAAGGAGATGTTACAGCATACCAGATATCAGCTTCAGTTCAGCCAGGTAATAGTGGAGGCCCTTTATTTGACAAACAAGGAAGGATTATTGGTATTATCAATGCAAAGCATGCTAGAGCTGAGAATGCTTCATATGCAATAAAATCAACTTATTTAATGGATCTCATTAATTCATTAGATGTATCTCCAACTTTAAATAATACAAATACTTTAACCGGAAAAACATTAGTTAATCAGGTAAAAGATGCGAGTCGTTATGTCTATATTATTGAGGTTGAATAA
- a CDS encoding glycosyl hydrolase family 28 protein, giving the protein MKFTTFLFTVLISIQLFGQEKFPDGTAIPDWFKKNEIANIETLGAKYNVINYQVVNDSTLLQTAKIQSTIDLAAKNGGGVVIIPKGTYLSGALFFKPKTHLYLEEGAVLKGSDDISNFPITLTRMEGQTLKYFSALINADGVNGFTISGKGTINGNGSRYWKSFWLRRAVNPKCTNMDELRPRLLYISNCNDVQISGVSLINSPFWTTHLYKSNNVKLLNLHIFSPVAPVKAPSTDGVDIDACSNVLIKNCYISVNDDAVALKGGKGPWADKDTTNGSNHNIIIEDCNYGFCHSALTFGSESIHDRNIILRRCTVKNANRLLWLKMRPDTPQRYEYILVEDITGNAQNFLYIKPWKQFFDLQGRKDTPMSYSDNLTMRNIHFECNVFFNVDKSDQYVLTNFKFENLTIKAQKGEYNKSLINPFILKNVKVTQ; this is encoded by the coding sequence ATGAAATTCACCACATTCTTATTCACCGTACTCATTAGCATTCAACTCTTCGGACAAGAGAAGTTTCCCGACGGAACAGCTATTCCTGATTGGTTTAAAAAGAACGAAATTGCGAACATTGAGACTTTGGGCGCAAAATACAACGTTATCAACTACCAGGTAGTTAATGACAGTACCTTGCTGCAGACAGCGAAAATTCAATCAACCATCGATTTGGCTGCAAAGAATGGCGGCGGTGTAGTGATTATCCCTAAGGGGACTTATCTAAGTGGTGCTCTGTTCTTCAAGCCCAAAACTCATCTGTATCTCGAAGAAGGAGCGGTTTTGAAAGGTAGCGACGATATTAGTAACTTCCCCATTACCCTTACACGCATGGAAGGGCAGACACTTAAATACTTCTCGGCTTTGATAAATGCTGATGGTGTGAATGGGTTCACCATTTCGGGCAAAGGCACGATTAATGGCAATGGTTCCCGCTACTGGAAATCGTTTTGGTTGCGTCGTGCGGTAAATCCCAAATGCACCAATATGGACGAACTTCGCCCCCGACTGCTGTATATATCGAACTGTAACGATGTACAAATATCCGGAGTAAGCCTCATCAATTCTCCCTTCTGGACTACTCACTTGTACAAAAGCAACAACGTAAAACTGCTCAACCTGCACATCTTCTCACCGGTTGCACCTGTAAAAGCTCCCAGTACCGACGGAGTAGATATTGACGCATGCAGCAACGTACTGATTAAGAACTGCTACATATCAGTGAATGACGATGCTGTTGCCCTGAAAGGTGGAAAGGGTCCATGGGCGGATAAAGACACAACAAACGGTAGTAATCACAACATCATTATCGAAGACTGTAACTATGGATTCTGCCACAGTGCCTTAACCTTCGGCAGTGAATCTATTCACGACCGCAACATTATTCTTCGTCGATGCACAGTGAAGAACGCAAACCGATTGCTCTGGCTAAAGATGCGTCCCGATACACCGCAAAGATATGAATATATACTCGTGGAAGATATCACCGGAAATGCTCAAAACTTCCTTTATATCAAACCTTGGAAACAGTTTTTCGACTTGCAAGGCAGGAAGGATACTCCAATGTCTTACTCGGATAACCTGACGATGCGCAACATTCACTTTGAATGTAATGTGTTCTTCAATGTCGATAAGTCAGACCAATATGTACTCACCAATTTTAAGTTTGAAAACCTAACAATCAAAGCCCAAAAAGGTGAGTACAATAAAAGTCTTATCAACCCGTTTATTCTGAAGAATGTAAAAGTGACTCAGTAG
- a CDS encoding ribonucleotide-diphosphate reductase subunit beta, with the protein MTTLNKKALFNEHGDTDVALRRLINGNTTNLNDFNNMKYVWVSNWYRQAMNNFWIPEEINMSQDMKDYRNLSTSERVAYNKILSFLIFLDSIQTANLPNIAEYITANEVNLCLTIQAFQEAVHSQSYSYMLDTICSPEERAAILYQWKDDEYLLKRNKFIGDIYNEFQLNKESNQLLKTLVANYVLEGIYFYAGFMFFYNLGRNGKMPGSVQEIRYINRDENTHLWLFRSVILELKKEEPQLFTPEAVESFREMIKEGALQEIAWGDYVIGDDIEGLTKEMVSDYIKYLANLRSENLGFGVLFEGYENEPPSMSWVSQYSNANLIKTDFFEAKPSAYAKSTSIEDDL; encoded by the coding sequence ATGACGACTTTAAATAAAAAGGCCTTGTTTAATGAACATGGCGACACGGATGTAGCACTTCGTCGTTTAATAAACGGGAATACAACAAACCTGAACGATTTCAATAACATGAAATACGTTTGGGTATCTAACTGGTATCGACAGGCGATGAATAATTTCTGGATTCCTGAAGAGATAAACATGAGTCAGGACATGAAGGACTACCGCAATCTAAGCACTTCTGAGCGGGTGGCTTACAATAAGATTCTCTCTTTCCTGATCTTTCTGGATAGTATTCAAACGGCCAACTTGCCTAATATAGCCGAGTATATTACGGCGAACGAAGTAAATCTGTGTCTGACTATTCAGGCTTTTCAGGAAGCAGTGCACTCACAATCGTATAGTTACATGCTCGATACCATCTGCTCGCCTGAAGAACGTGCTGCCATTCTTTACCAATGGAAAGATGATGAATATCTGCTGAAACGTAATAAATTTATTGGCGATATATACAATGAGTTCCAATTGAACAAAGAGTCCAATCAACTGCTGAAAACATTGGTTGCTAACTATGTTCTTGAGGGAATTTACTTCTATGCCGGCTTCATGTTCTTCTATAATCTGGGTCGTAACGGTAAAATGCCCGGTTCGGTACAAGAGATACGTTATATCAATCGTGATGAAAACACCCACTTGTGGCTCTTCCGTTCGGTTATTCTGGAGTTGAAGAAAGAAGAGCCTCAACTCTTTACCCCTGAGGCAGTGGAGAGTTTCCGCGAGATGATTAAGGAAGGAGCTCTTCAGGAGATCGCCTGGGGAGATTATGTTATTGGCGATGATATAGAGGGATTGACGAAAGAAATGGTTTCCGACTACATTAAGTATTTGGCTAACTTGCGTTCAGAGAATCTTGGCTTTGGTGTTCTGTTTGAGGGATATGAAAATGAACCTCCGAGCATGTCGTGGGTTTCCCAGTACAGCAATGCTAATCTCATTAAAACTGATTTTTTTGAGGCGAAGCCCAGTGCTTATGCCAAATCTACTTCCATTGAAGACGACTTGTAA
- a CDS encoding ribonucleoside-diphosphate reductase subunit alpha has product MKIIKRSRQVEDFTFDKVKSAIRRAFMGLQLTLAEEELQAICDDIDTHVELGESVDVETIQDLVEMALMKRGHYQVAKAYILYREKRSEYRAVINQFKTSIYDDNLIALLKEVQAIYSTKAYELNLLYSKYRSFYKENTDPLEILIKAAVELVTPEGPNWEFIASKFLNVQLENSISLEENRLSLNSYYDKLKYLTAEGLYGTYILERYSKAEVLELASYMEPARNSLLTYSSLHLLTKRYLICDHSHRRLERPQEMFMGIAMHLAMPEGEKKVYWAKKIYDVLSLLKVTMATPVMSNARKPLSQLSSCFEDVMPDSLVGIYRTINNFAQISKYGGGMGIYIGKVRAVGSDIRGFKGVAGGIIKWIKLCNDTAIAVDQLGVRQGSVAVYLDIWHRDMPEFLQLRTNNGDDRMKAHDIFPGVCVPDFFWEMVRDNIEGDWHMMCPHEILTFKGYALEDCYGDEWSRKYKECIAEHRISKRTIKIKDMLRLIIKSAVETGTPFIFNRDTVNRMNPNKHRGMIYCSNLCTEIAQNQRGIEEVQTTVRLEDGNEIVVEETKAGDFVVCNLASLVLGNIDTDSDDELRDTIHTVIRALDNVIDLNYYPIPYAEITNKKMRPIGLGTSGYHHLLAQKGIHWESDKHLEFMDKLYERINYFAIEASSDLAAEKGAYSFFEKSDWHTGDYFSSRNYTSEAWKGLAEKVHDRGMRNGYLMAIAPTSSTSIIAGTTAGTDPVMNRYFLEEKKGSIVPRVAPQLDDKTFWLYKTAHQMDQRWVIDAAGIRQRHLDQAQSVNLYITQEYTFKKLLKLYLRAWEKGVKTLYYVRSKSLEVEECETCSA; this is encoded by the coding sequence ATGAAAATAATAAAACGTAGCCGTCAGGTGGAAGATTTTACGTTCGATAAGGTGAAATCTGCTATCCGTCGGGCTTTTATGGGATTGCAATTAACCTTGGCTGAAGAGGAACTTCAAGCTATCTGCGATGACATTGATACACACGTCGAGTTGGGCGAAAGTGTGGATGTTGAAACAATACAAGATCTGGTGGAAATGGCTTTGATGAAGCGCGGGCATTATCAAGTGGCCAAAGCTTACATCTTATATAGGGAAAAGCGTTCGGAGTATAGGGCAGTCATTAATCAGTTTAAAACGAGCATTTACGACGATAACTTGATTGCTTTACTGAAAGAAGTACAAGCAATCTATTCGACTAAAGCTTATGAACTAAATCTGCTCTACTCCAAGTATCGTTCTTTCTACAAAGAGAATACTGATCCTTTGGAAATCTTAATTAAGGCTGCTGTAGAGTTGGTTACCCCTGAGGGGCCCAACTGGGAATTCATCGCTTCGAAGTTCCTAAACGTACAGCTGGAAAACAGTATTAGTTTAGAAGAGAACAGGTTGAGCCTGAATTCTTATTACGATAAATTGAAGTATCTTACTGCGGAAGGACTTTACGGGACTTACATCTTGGAGCGCTACTCTAAGGCTGAAGTCTTAGAACTTGCATCGTATATGGAACCTGCCAGAAATTCTTTATTAACTTACAGTAGTCTGCACCTGTTAACTAAGCGATACCTTATCTGTGATCATTCTCATCGTCGTTTGGAAAGGCCACAAGAGATGTTCATGGGCATTGCCATGCATTTGGCAATGCCTGAGGGAGAGAAGAAGGTGTATTGGGCAAAAAAAATCTATGATGTACTGAGTCTCTTGAAAGTGACAATGGCTACTCCGGTGATGAGTAATGCTCGGAAACCCCTTAGTCAACTTTCCAGTTGCTTTGAAGATGTGATGCCTGATAGTCTGGTCGGCATATACCGTACGATCAATAACTTTGCTCAGATCTCTAAATATGGTGGAGGAATGGGCATCTATATTGGTAAAGTTCGTGCGGTAGGTTCTGATATTCGCGGTTTTAAAGGAGTGGCAGGCGGAATTATTAAGTGGATAAAGCTTTGCAATGATACGGCTATAGCTGTCGATCAGTTGGGCGTTCGTCAGGGTTCGGTTGCTGTTTATCTGGATATCTGGCACCGAGATATGCCTGAGTTCTTGCAATTAAGAACGAATAACGGTGATGATCGGATGAAGGCTCATGATATCTTTCCCGGCGTCTGTGTTCCTGACTTCTTTTGGGAGATGGTGCGTGACAATATTGAAGGTGACTGGCACATGATGTGTCCTCATGAGATTCTGACTTTCAAAGGTTATGCTTTGGAAGATTGTTATGGTGATGAATGGAGCAGAAAATATAAAGAGTGTATCGCAGAGCATCGCATCTCCAAGCGTACGATAAAGATTAAGGATATGTTGAGGCTTATCATTAAATCGGCTGTGGAGACGGGTACTCCGTTCATCTTTAACCGAGATACCGTTAATCGCATGAACCCGAATAAACACAGGGGAATGATCTATTGTTCAAACCTTTGTACGGAGATTGCGCAAAATCAAAGAGGGATTGAAGAGGTACAAACGACTGTTCGCCTGGAAGATGGTAACGAGATTGTGGTGGAAGAGACAAAAGCCGGGGACTTTGTGGTATGCAATCTGGCTTCACTCGTCTTGGGAAATATTGATACCGACAGTGATGATGAGTTGCGTGATACAATTCATACTGTCATTCGTGCATTGGATAATGTGATTGATCTAAACTATTATCCTATTCCTTACGCAGAGATCACTAATAAGAAAATGCGTCCTATTGGCTTAGGTACTAGTGGCTACCATCATCTTTTGGCTCAGAAAGGAATCCATTGGGAGAGCGACAAGCATCTCGAATTTATGGATAAGCTCTACGAGCGTATTAATTATTTTGCCATTGAGGCTTCTTCGGATTTGGCTGCTGAGAAAGGTGCTTATTCGTTCTTTGAAAAGAGTGATTGGCATACCGGAGATTACTTTAGCTCACGTAACTACACTTCCGAAGCGTGGAAAGGTCTGGCAGAGAAAGTACATGATCGTGGAATGCGTAACGGATACCTAATGGCCATTGCACCAACAAGTTCCACCTCCATCATTGCAGGTACCACGGCAGGTACGGATCCGGTGATGAACAGGTATTTCCTTGAAGAAAAGAAAGGCAGTATCGTTCCTCGGGTGGCTCCTCAACTGGATGATAAAACATTTTGGCTTTATAAAACGGCACATCAGATGGACCAACGTTGGGTGATAGATGCCGCAGGTATTCGTCAAAGACATCTTGATCAGGCACAATCGGTAAACCTCTACATCACGCAGGAGTATACTTTCAAGAAGCTGTTGAAGCTATACTTGCGGGCGTGGGAGAAAGGAGTAAAGACGCTCTATTATGTTCGTAGTAAATCTTTGGAGGTGGAAGAGTGCGAAACTTGCTCTGCTTAA
- a CDS encoding GDSL-type esterase/lipase family protein yields the protein MKRLSLLLFVALFCLVQLSAQEAKIKVACVGNSITFGAGIEDRANHSYPSVLGRMLGDGYEVANFGFSGRTLLNKGDYPYMKETMYQDALNYLPNVVVIKLGTNDTKPQNWKYKEEYPKDMETMVKAFQSLPSKPKIYLCYPATAFSIQWGINDSVIVADVIPLIDKVAKKMGLEVIDLHAPTKELKALFPDDIHPNPQGAAVLAEEVYQVITGHKVGARVLFIGDSITDGNWGGGDKGKKTSAERNLWDQNHIFGSGYMYLCAAHYLGTYPDRNYQFFNRGISGNTLSNLEERWQSDALDMNPDVLSILIGTNDIGGFLRNKKASFDFVGWEKRYRALLDRSLSKNPNLKLVLCSPFIAKTGKMSKTMDIELRDSLVRQAVTIVEKIAQDYHATFLNYQQLFDGLLYKYPAAPDTYWIWDGIHPTAAGHDKMSELWIEKAADF from the coding sequence ATGAAACGATTATCTCTTCTTCTTTTTGTAGCACTCTTTTGCCTTGTACAGTTGTCGGCACAAGAGGCAAAGATCAAGGTTGCTTGTGTTGGCAACAGTATAACTTTTGGCGCAGGCATCGAAGATCGTGCAAATCATAGTTATCCATCTGTGTTGGGGCGCATGCTCGGCGATGGGTATGAAGTGGCTAACTTTGGCTTTAGTGGCCGTACTCTCCTCAATAAAGGAGATTACCCTTACATGAAGGAGACGATGTATCAGGATGCTCTGAATTATTTGCCGAATGTGGTAGTCATCAAATTGGGTACCAATGATACCAAGCCGCAGAACTGGAAGTACAAAGAAGAATATCCCAAAGATATGGAGACGATGGTGAAGGCTTTTCAATCTTTGCCCTCCAAGCCTAAAATATATCTTTGTTATCCGGCCACGGCGTTCTCAATTCAATGGGGTATTAATGATAGCGTGATAGTAGCCGATGTGATTCCTCTGATTGACAAAGTAGCAAAGAAGATGGGGCTAGAGGTGATTGATCTTCATGCTCCCACAAAAGAGTTGAAAGCTCTTTTCCCTGATGATATTCACCCGAACCCTCAGGGAGCGGCTGTTTTGGCTGAGGAGGTTTATCAGGTCATTACCGGACACAAGGTAGGCGCACGTGTTCTCTTCATTGGTGATTCCATCACTGACGGTAATTGGGGCGGTGGCGATAAAGGTAAGAAAACGTCGGCCGAACGCAATCTTTGGGATCAGAACCATATCTTCGGCAGTGGATATATGTATCTCTGTGCCGCTCACTACTTAGGAACTTATCCGGATCGGAACTACCAATTCTTCAATCGGGGGATTAGCGGTAATACACTGTCTAACTTAGAAGAACGTTGGCAAAGTGATGCCTTGGATATGAATCCTGATGTGCTTTCCATCCTGATAGGAACGAATGATATTGGTGGCTTTTTGAGAAACAAAAAAGCTTCTTTTGACTTTGTTGGTTGGGAGAAAAGATACCGTGCTTTGCTCGATCGCTCATTGAGTAAGAATCCTAATTTGAAGTTGGTGCTTTGCTCTCCTTTTATTGCCAAAACAGGGAAAATGAGTAAGACGATGGATATTGAACTGCGTGACAGCTTGGTGCGGCAGGCTGTAACTATTGTGGAGAAGATCGCTCAAGACTACCATGCTACTTTTCTGAATTATCAGCAATTGTTTGATGGTTTACTTTATAAATATCCCGCGGCACCGGATACTTATTGGATCTGGGATGGCATTCACCCTACAGCCGCCGGACACGATAAAATGTCGGAGCTATGGATTGAGAAGGCCGCCGACTTTTAG